TATCCAGAGAGGAAGTCCAggcttggtatggaaaatatattctacaACAGCCAGAAGCGAGCGAGCAAGCAAGCGAGCAAGAGAGCAGCAagcaagcgtatttatacaaatatttacaatcgatattgtcatagaaaatttttaaacactaatcaatgagttcatcaattgacctatttgcacaTCTAAttgatagttcatcaattgacctatttgcacaTCTAATTGATAGGTTCATCAACTGACTGCTattcaaacatttaatcgatcagttcatcaattgaccccaatacaaatatttaaacatttaaccaATAAGTTGATCGAtgcgataaaatttaaaataagagtttggggatctatcgtccccaacaagACCTGAAAACTTAGCCCAAAGAAACCAGGTGACTTGCACCAGCTCGTAACAATGGTCATATCTGTATTAATTTTCATAACTATTTTCACAGGCGGCTTTTTCGTTGACCGAAAAGTAGTTCAAGGTCATTGGTTGTCGTAGCATCACAACGGTAACTTTCGAAAAATGCACGAATGTTTGAGAGCAAAATGTCATATCCTTGGTTGGTGTTCAGTGATCGTATTTAAGTGTTTAGGAAGCCCATATTGTGGAAAAACATCAATTGTTCAATCATTTTGTAGTGGTGGCCGGGACTTCCCAAAGAACTACCTTATGGTAGCTATGATTATTCAAATAACATTAAGAACTCCAGTCCAAGACGGTTGAATTCGCTGTAAAAACAATGACAATACCAGAAGTGGATGACAGCATCGTGCGGTAAAGTGAACAGTAAAGAACTTATTTCCTAGGAATTGTTCTTATATAATATCCCAGGCAAAGAAGTTTTCAGGATCCCATGAATCATTATGTAGgacattaattatttttataaggGTAGATTAATATGACCAACCTTATCGTTGTTGTTTTTGATGTAACTAACCAGGAAAGTTTCTCCAGTGCAAAGCTTACCCTGAGAGAATTACGGAAACCTAATAATATACGTATACCGGGTAAGAGTACTTTCTTATCATATACCTGGCTTTTAGTCGTTCTTGTGGGGAATAAAACAGACCTGAAAGAGAAGCATATCAACAATGTGGAAAAAGCCCGAGGGTTAGCGGATGATCTAGGCATTCCGTATTTCGAAACTTCTGCTGTAAGTCCTTATTTTCGGTTTATATGGCATCTAGTGTGCACCATTCGTAGTACATACTGATTCAGAAAACATCTTTTAAATATGTATTCCCATATCATGAGTCATTCGGAGTTTAAGTTTTTAATACATTCATCTATCTGGTCTGATATGCTACCATAAATGCCAGTTGTTAGCAGGTTTATATCCAACAGAtgaatttcttatttaaaagaaaGTGGAGAAGTAAAATAACTCAGCCAGGATGAAAATCTAAAGGGTACAAGGATGAGCATATCAGAGTTAGTATCTCACTAAAAAAGCAGAATAGTGATGGAAAGATGATAACTGGTACTTAAAAGAGTGCAAACATGAATCCAAAACAATTCAAAAgataaaatatcaaaattattcaGGTTTTAGAACCACTACACAACGACCCATTCGAAATTCCAATGAATCCGTAATAGCTAATGGAAAATTTGTGAAGTATGGATTTCTGAATGCCCGAATGTACATACATACACTATTATTCTATGATAATTATTTTCGATACATTAAATACTGGCAGAAGGATTTGCCTGTGTTCACGACTACACCTTCGAAGTGTTGAATTATTCGAGTTTAATCAGAGTTAGCAACCTTTACTGGTATACAATGGTCATCAAGATCAAGTACTGTTAACTGATGTACGAATGTGTGCAATGAGTTGATCTTTTGCTAGAAGCGTTCTTTTTATTTATCTCTGTTATCTAGTCGGTTATATTCGCTAGCGTTGGTAACAAAAAACTGACAGACGTAAACTGCTTTTCGCCTCATTCTatgatatatatactacttgGGATACATATAAAGAGATATTCGATTTTACGAACAAAACGTATCATGCATTTTTCCGGTGTTTTGCCCGAAAGTCAGCATCAAGGTACAGATTTTAGTAATGGAGCTTGGAGAGCGATTGACTTGTCCCAAAGTATTTTGTGTCCGTTCTAATGATTAAGTGACTTTTGTGGTGCCTTACAGAGATTGACAAATCTTTTAATATTGTAAGTAAATTGGGTGATTTTTAGGGAGTTTTGTATGTATACCTATAAGACAATTCGAGGTCTTATTTAGGGGTCAATAATTACTTTTTTGTTGGTGGAAATAAGTACGCGAACGTATGTcatgaaatttcattttaaaatatttaggaTGCACTAACCTTACCTCCTTCAAGATGTTTCTTGTGTCTAACAATACAATTGTCCCATTTCTATCTTGAATgttcaaaatatttataaaattccCCATAAATCATACTCTTGCGCTGTCCATAATCTGTTTTTCCACAATCCCAATAGCCCCAAATTTTCTCTAGAATCGAGTTCATACGTGGATTCCCCGAAATTTCACAAGCAATCATCGGAAAAATAAATTAGTGATCCAAAAGCAAAAGGAACTCGAGATGTTCGATATTTACCTTAACGTAATAAGTCGATGACTGTCTTGATCTAGAAGCAATTTCGCAGCCTTCACGGCTTGCATTAGAATGTTTGATTCTTTTAGAATGAGGTACTAACTTCAGTAGGTTGTCTCTATAAACAGCGATCAAAACTTCATGAATATTTTACAGGCATTTCTTCAAGTTTCACCGTAAACCATCATAAATCTCTTCGCGCGTTTATTAAACACATGATATTTTGtgataattgttttaaaacttTCAGAAGGAAGCAGTTGGTATTGATGTCCCTTTTCTACATCTCATTAAGGAATATTATGAACTGTACAATGATGCAGTCAATGACTATCAAACTTTAGTATAATTACTATATATATCTTCAATTGATGTAACACGTGTTTTTTTTCACTGACGGTTGGGATGTTTGATTCTATGATGGTTCTTCAGTGAGAAACAGCTTTGAAACATTTAAGCACTAAACTGCAGTAACCTTAAAGTAAATGAATAGTCTTTGGGTGATAATGATGCCCATATTAGGTTGTGTCTATTTCCATAATAAAATGTGAACCCTAGTTGTTGCTGaacattttattgtatttatgaTGTTAATTTGATCGTTTTAAATGCATATTAGAGACAAATGCCGTTACATTCATGTCCTGTATTCAGATAAAAAAATCGACATTCATGTAGAGTTAAAAACTGATAAAATACTGTGTACATATTCATTTTGCGAA
This DNA window, taken from Schistosoma haematobium chromosome Unknown HiC_scaffold_279, whole genome shotgun sequence, encodes the following:
- the RIC1_2 gene encoding WD40 repeat protein (EggNog:ENOG411DTYF~COG:U), encoding MTNLIVVVFDVTNQESFSSAKLTLRELRKPNNIRIPVVLVGNKTDLKEKHINNVEKARGLADDLGIPYFETSAKEAVGIDVPFLHLIKEYYELYNDAVNDYQTLV